From a single Sebaldella sp. S0638 genomic region:
- a CDS encoding fructose-6-phosphate aldolase: MEYLLDTANLEEIKYFNEKFPIVGVTTNPTIIANEKGDYKKIINSILEIIGTEKMLHVQVLGRDAETIIKEAGLLKETLKGNLYIKIPVSDEGLKAMAVLKKKGFNITATGILTSQQIVFAAQAGADYMAPYVNRADNIGGDGVRVVSEAYEILSRNKDNKAKILGASYKNVKQVHDSILAGAEAVTVGSDVLKQMIYHPYTDWSIDKFESDWGKVYGNGKNLLDIL; this comes from the coding sequence ATGGAATATTTATTAGATACTGCAAATCTTGAGGAGATAAAATATTTTAACGAAAAATTTCCAATTGTGGGAGTGACTACTAATCCTACAATAATAGCAAATGAAAAAGGAGATTATAAAAAGATAATAAACAGCATTCTTGAAATAATAGGAACTGAAAAAATGCTGCATGTTCAGGTTTTGGGAAGAGATGCCGAAACTATAATAAAAGAGGCCGGGTTACTAAAGGAAACTTTAAAGGGAAATCTTTATATTAAGATTCCTGTATCGGATGAAGGTCTGAAAGCTATGGCAGTTCTTAAGAAAAAGGGATTTAATATTACAGCAACAGGAATACTTACTTCACAGCAGATAGTTTTTGCTGCACAGGCAGGTGCTGATTATATGGCTCCTTATGTAAACAGAGCTGATAATATCGGCGGTGACGGAGTAAGAGTGGTAAGCGAAGCTTATGAAATACTAAGCAGAAATAAGGACAACAAGGCAAAAATACTGGGAGCTTCATATAAAAACGTGAAACAGGTGCATGATTCAATACTGGCAGGAGCAGAAGCAGTTACTGTAGGATCTGATGTCTTGAAACAAATGATTTACCATCCTTATACAGACTGGAGTATAGACAAGTTTGAGAGTGACTGGGGAAAAGTTTACGGAAATGGTAAAAACCTGCTTGATATCTTATAG
- a CDS encoding glycyl-radical enzyme activating protein, whose translation MNKALIFNIQRYSLNDGSGIRTMVFFKGCRLRCPWCSNPESQSGKIEVMINKEKQKKYEKYIENIDEDPTGTYEKTGKWYNLGELLKEVLKDEIFFNTSKGGVTLSGGEVLEQGDFAAEFLKELKEHGINTAVETCGYGDNKKFREILKYTDTVLFDLKIMDNEKSKKILKGGSDIITENFRAAAETGKVIVRFPYIPGYTDETENLEKISELMKECNVKNIDILPYHNYGSKKYEYLNRKYLLEDLEIPTEEDTGNIKKFFEKEGFCVNIGG comes from the coding sequence ATGAATAAAGCTTTAATTTTTAACATTCAGAGATATTCTTTAAATGACGGTTCGGGAATCAGGACAATGGTGTTCTTCAAAGGATGCAGGCTCAGATGTCCGTGGTGTTCCAACCCTGAATCTCAGAGTGGTAAAATAGAAGTAATGATAAATAAGGAAAAACAGAAAAAGTATGAAAAATATATAGAAAATATAGACGAAGATCCTACGGGGACATATGAAAAAACCGGTAAATGGTACAATCTGGGAGAGCTTTTGAAAGAGGTTCTGAAAGATGAGATATTTTTTAATACTTCAAAAGGCGGGGTAACATTATCAGGTGGGGAAGTTTTGGAGCAGGGAGATTTTGCTGCGGAATTTTTGAAAGAATTAAAGGAGCATGGAATAAATACTGCTGTAGAAACCTGCGGCTATGGTGATAATAAGAAATTCAGAGAGATTCTGAAATATACAGATACAGTCTTATTTGATCTGAAAATAATGGATAATGAAAAGTCAAAAAAAATACTAAAGGGCGGTTCGGATATAATAACTGAGAATTTCAGAGCAGCGGCTGAGACAGGAAAAGTAATTGTGCGTTTTCCTTATATTCCGGGATATACTGATGAAACAGAAAATTTGGAAAAAATATCGGAATTAATGAAAGAATGCAATGTGAAAAATATAGATATTCTGCCTTATCATAACTATGGAAGCAAGAAGTATGAATATCTGAACAGAAAGTATCTTCTGGAAGATTTGGAAATACCAACAGAAGAGGATACTGGAAATATAAAAAAGTTTTTTGAAAAAGAAGGGTTTTGTGTAAATATAGGCGGATAA
- a CDS encoding formate C-acetyltransferase produces the protein MNERIKFLKKDLFKNEREISIERALLYTESYKETEGQPQIIRRAAATENILNKVEISIREKEIIAGNRTVRPRSGIISPEMDPYWILEEIDTMAVRPQDKFKFTEKDKAVYKEELFSYWQEKSMKDSIECNIGDDIKVSVKEKIVKLNQTDKGQGHIIPDFETVLNNGLGYLNRKISDKLKENPENEFYQASKIVLDASEKHILRYAELAEEMIKTETDNVRINDLKRIAEVSRKISKDKPESFLEALQLLWYVCVILQYESNASSISLGRVDQYLNSFYVNDLEKGISENELKEYLEAFYIKTNDVVLVRSSNSAKFFAGFPTGYTALLGGLTAEGRPAVNELSYLFLEAYKDIQLPQPNLGVRVNELEPRKFIKKTCEIIRLGTGIPQIFNDEVIIPSFLIRGVSLEDARNYSVVGCVELSIPGKTYGLHDIAMLNIMKIMEKVLLRNKGNNRITFQFIIDEIKNDIKKYVKLMAEGSNIVDEGHRIYAPVPLLSVMVDNCIEKGKDITEGGAKYNFSGVQGIGMPNLSDSLYAIKKFVFDEKRYTFNELVDVMENDFNTENGEEMRLRLINDEDKYGNDLDNVDDLSSEILRLYCKEVEKYDNPRGGIFIPGSYTVSAHIPLGEVVGATPDGRKSGEQLADGGLSPMFGRDKLGPTAVLKSVSKLDNVLLTNGSLLNVKLSPGPLQSDQGLENFVNYIYAYMKLKIQHIQFNVVGRETLQEAQLYPEKYDNLVVRVAGYSAFFTELNEKIQNDIINRTEHVF, from the coding sequence ATGAACGAAAGAATAAAATTTTTGAAGAAAGATTTATTTAAAAACGAAAGAGAAATATCAATAGAAAGAGCATTGCTTTATACTGAAAGTTACAAAGAAACAGAAGGTCAGCCACAGATAATAAGAAGGGCTGCGGCAACTGAAAATATACTAAATAAAGTGGAAATAAGCATAAGAGAAAAGGAAATAATAGCAGGAAACAGAACAGTGAGACCAAGAAGCGGAATTATATCCCCGGAAATGGATCCTTACTGGATTTTGGAAGAAATAGATACCATGGCTGTCAGACCGCAGGATAAATTTAAGTTTACCGAGAAAGATAAAGCTGTATACAAAGAGGAACTTTTTTCTTACTGGCAGGAAAAATCAATGAAAGATTCAATCGAATGTAACATAGGTGATGATATAAAAGTAAGTGTAAAAGAAAAAATAGTAAAATTAAACCAGACTGATAAAGGGCAAGGACATATAATTCCTGATTTTGAAACAGTATTGAATAACGGACTGGGTTATCTAAACAGAAAAATCAGCGATAAATTAAAAGAAAATCCTGAAAATGAATTTTATCAGGCATCAAAAATAGTACTGGATGCTTCTGAAAAACATATTCTCAGATATGCCGAACTGGCAGAGGAAATGATAAAAACAGAAACTGACAATGTTCGTATAAATGATCTGAAAAGAATAGCCGAAGTATCAAGAAAAATATCAAAAGACAAGCCCGAAAGCTTTCTTGAAGCATTGCAGCTTTTATGGTATGTATGTGTGATACTTCAATATGAGTCAAATGCAAGCTCTATCTCTTTGGGAAGAGTCGATCAGTACTTAAACAGTTTTTATGTTAATGATCTTGAAAAAGGAATATCTGAAAATGAGTTAAAAGAGTATCTCGAGGCTTTTTATATAAAAACAAATGATGTGGTATTGGTAAGAAGCAGCAACAGTGCAAAGTTTTTCGCAGGATTTCCTACAGGATACACTGCACTTCTGGGAGGTCTTACAGCTGAAGGGAGACCGGCGGTAAACGAGCTTTCGTATTTGTTTCTTGAAGCATACAAAGATATACAGCTTCCGCAGCCTAATCTTGGTGTAAGGGTAAATGAACTGGAACCAAGAAAATTCATCAAGAAAACATGTGAGATAATAAGACTGGGAACAGGAATTCCGCAGATTTTTAATGATGAGGTGATTATTCCGTCTTTCCTTATAAGAGGAGTAAGCCTTGAAGATGCCAGAAATTATTCTGTGGTAGGATGTGTAGAACTGTCAATTCCAGGGAAAACATACGGACTTCATGATATAGCAATGCTGAATATAATGAAAATCATGGAAAAAGTACTGCTGAGAAATAAAGGGAATAACAGGATTACTTTTCAGTTTATAATAGATGAAATAAAAAATGATATAAAAAAATATGTGAAACTAATGGCAGAAGGAAGTAATATAGTAGATGAAGGACACAGAATATATGCTCCTGTTCCGCTGCTTTCTGTAATGGTGGATAACTGTATAGAAAAAGGGAAAGATATAACCGAAGGCGGAGCAAAGTATAATTTTTCTGGGGTTCAGGGTATAGGAATGCCAAACCTTTCAGATTCGCTTTATGCTATAAAGAAATTTGTATTTGATGAGAAAAGATACACATTCAATGAACTTGTGGATGTCATGGAAAATGACTTTAATACTGAGAATGGTGAAGAAATGAGGCTCAGACTTATCAATGACGAGGATAAGTACGGTAATGACCTTGATAATGTAGATGATTTAAGCTCGGAAATATTAAGACTTTACTGTAAGGAAGTGGAGAAATATGATAATCCGAGAGGAGGAATATTTATTCCCGGTTCTTATACTGTTTCTGCGCATATACCTTTAGGGGAAGTAGTGGGAGCAACACCTGACGGAAGAAAATCAGGAGAACAGCTTGCAGACGGGGGATTATCGCCTATGTTCGGGAGGGATAAACTAGGTCCCACAGCGGTATTAAAGAGTGTAAGCAAGCTTGATAATGTTCTGCTGACTAACGGAAGTCTTCTGAATGTAAAGCTTAGCCCCGGGCCGCTTCAAAGTGATCAGGGACTGGAAAATTTTGTTAATTATATTTATGCTTATATGAAGCTGAAAATACAGCATATACAGTTTAATGTAGTGGGAAGAGAGACTTTACAGGAAGCTCAGCTTTACCCTGAAAAGTATGACAATCTTGTAGTCAGGGTAGCAGGATATAGTGCATTTTTCACAGAATTAAATGAGAAAATACAGAATGATATAATTAACAGAACAGAACATGTATTTTAG
- a CDS encoding DeoR/GlpR family DNA-binding transcription regulator: MFVKERLEIIMSLLKEKGKIEVNDLSKQFSVSKDLIRKDLQKLEDQGLLERTYGGAIPKRTIVKNLSIWSRMTSNTEEKKKIAKKALSLISPNDTVFLDITSINYYLADEIDNSGINVTVITNMIDIMHLLYHSENIKLIGIGGVLNKELDGFVGSVSIDQIKKFKSDIAFLGTIGLDTVSGSLTTFDSEDGLTKEAIINSAKKKYLISEKQKFYQDGNFIYSNIDNFNGFITDDDIPKDIKTFMKKKNVSIV; this comes from the coding sequence ATGTTTGTAAAAGAAAGACTGGAAATAATAATGTCTCTGCTTAAAGAAAAAGGAAAAATCGAGGTAAACGACCTGAGTAAACAGTTTAGTGTTTCGAAAGATCTTATAAGAAAAGATCTTCAAAAACTGGAAGACCAGGGACTTTTGGAAAGAACCTACGGAGGTGCAATCCCAAAAAGGACTATAGTTAAGAATCTTAGTATCTGGAGCAGAATGACTTCCAATACTGAAGAGAAGAAAAAAATTGCCAAAAAGGCTCTCTCTCTGATTAGTCCTAATGATACTGTTTTTCTCGATATTACATCTATAAATTATTATCTTGCAGATGAAATAGATAACAGCGGTATAAACGTTACCGTAATCACCAATATGATCGATATAATGCACCTGCTTTACCACTCTGAGAATATAAAGCTCATAGGAATCGGCGGTGTTTTGAATAAAGAACTGGACGGATTCGTCGGCTCTGTTTCAATAGATCAGATAAAAAAATTCAAATCGGATATAGCTTTTCTCGGAACAATAGGTCTTGATACCGTATCAGGCAGCCTGACTACATTTGATTCTGAAGACGGACTTACAAAAGAAGCCATTATTAATTCCGCCAAGAAAAAATATCTTATATCCGAAAAGCAGAAATTTTATCAGGATGGTAATTTCATATACTCAAATATTGATAATTTCAATGGTTTTATTACCGATGATGATATTCCCAAAGATATAAAAACATTTATGAAAAAAAAGAATGTTTCTATTGTTTAA
- a CDS encoding PTS fructose-like transporter subunit IIB, with product MKILGVTSCPSGVAHTYMAAEALKKAALAKGHEVKVETQGSIGTENELTMDDVKSADVIVLTKDVSLANLERFEGKPTVKVAISDVVKKSNKIIEKIEEAFKNR from the coding sequence ATGAAAATACTAGGAGTAACATCTTGTCCGTCAGGGGTAGCACATACTTATATGGCAGCAGAAGCATTGAAAAAAGCAGCATTAGCTAAAGGACATGAAGTAAAAGTAGAAACACAGGGATCGATCGGGACAGAAAATGAACTGACTATGGATGATGTAAAAAGTGCAGATGTAATAGTGCTTACAAAAGATGTGTCTTTGGCAAATCTTGAAAGATTCGAAGGAAAGCCGACAGTTAAAGTAGCAATAAGTGATGTAGTGAAAAAATCAAATAAAATCATAGAGAAAATAGAAGAAGCATTTAAGAACAGATAA
- a CDS encoding PTS fructose transporter subunit EIIC, whose protein sequence is MKDIVKIFKEIRQHLMTGVSHMIPFVIAGGILLSLAVVLGGKGSVPENPILKDIFDIGVAGFELMIPMLAAYIGYSIAGRSALAPAAIAGLVGSKIGAGFLGALFAGIIGGIVVFYLKKIKVPDVFRSIMPIFVIPLIGTFITAGIMMWVIGKPIANITVLLTQWLQNMSGANTILLAIILGMMIAFDMGGPVNKVAFSFMILSVSEQIYTIPAMIGVAICVPPIGLGISTLLAPKKYSDEEKETGKAAILMGLVGVTEGAIPFAAANPLRVIPALMVGAACGSVTAGLLGAKLSSSWGGLIVLPTVENKIGYIISVLVGAMVTAVLAIVLKKSEVKESVSDSDDLELEIEF, encoded by the coding sequence ATGAAAGATATTGTAAAAATATTTAAAGAAATCAGACAGCACCTTATGACAGGGGTGTCACATATGATACCTTTCGTTATAGCAGGGGGAATATTGCTGTCTTTAGCAGTGGTTCTGGGAGGAAAAGGAAGTGTTCCTGAGAATCCAATATTAAAGGATATTTTTGATATAGGGGTAGCAGGATTTGAACTGATGATACCTATGCTTGCAGCATATATAGGATATTCTATAGCGGGAAGATCAGCACTGGCACCGGCTGCCATAGCAGGGCTGGTAGGAAGTAAAATCGGCGCAGGATTTCTTGGAGCACTTTTCGCAGGGATAATCGGCGGAATAGTAGTGTTTTATTTGAAAAAAATAAAAGTACCGGATGTATTCAGATCGATAATGCCGATCTTTGTTATACCATTAATAGGAACATTTATAACTGCGGGAATAATGATGTGGGTAATAGGAAAACCAATTGCCAATATAACAGTTTTACTTACTCAGTGGCTCCAGAATATGAGCGGGGCTAATACAATACTTCTGGCAATTATACTTGGGATGATGATAGCATTTGATATGGGAGGACCTGTAAATAAAGTAGCTTTCTCATTTATGATACTGTCAGTATCTGAACAGATTTACACAATTCCTGCAATGATAGGAGTAGCTATATGTGTACCGCCTATTGGTCTTGGAATATCAACATTACTGGCACCGAAAAAATACAGCGATGAAGAGAAAGAAACAGGAAAAGCAGCGATTCTCATGGGGCTGGTAGGAGTAACCGAGGGCGCGATACCTTTTGCCGCTGCCAATCCTTTAAGAGTAATACCTGCATTAATGGTAGGAGCTGCATGCGGATCAGTAACAGCAGGTCTTTTGGGAGCAAAATTAAGTTCTTCATGGGGAGGACTCATAGTACTGCCTACAGTGGAAAATAAAATAGGGTATATAATATCCGTTCTTGTAGGAGCTATGGTAACAGCAGTATTAGCAATAGTATTAAAGAAATCGGAAGTAAAAGAATCGGTTTCGGATTCTGATGATTTAGAATTAGAAATAGAATTTTAG
- a CDS encoding PTS sugar transporter subunit IIA, which yields MGTLINEKLIELDMEVKTKEEAIENLAKLIHEEKKLNCVWKKDGLDKCQSCDFCSKTGFLHALHEREKSFPTAVGYSFAIPHGKCGSVKDAAIAFARLKNEVKWGEDGDEDEYVKYVFMIGVSEEAAGDEHMRILIKLSTSILDDDFRDKLSNINTKEEALQIISEYSENIN from the coding sequence ATGGGAACACTAATTAACGAAAAGCTGATAGAACTGGACATGGAGGTGAAGACAAAAGAGGAAGCCATAGAAAATCTGGCAAAACTAATACATGAAGAAAAGAAATTAAATTGTGTATGGAAAAAAGACGGCCTTGATAAATGCCAAAGCTGTGATTTCTGCTCTAAGACAGGATTTTTACATGCTCTACATGAGAGAGAAAAATCGTTTCCTACAGCAGTAGGCTATTCTTTTGCCATTCCACACGGGAAGTGCGGTTCTGTAAAGGATGCTGCAATAGCATTCGCAAGATTGAAAAATGAAGTAAAGTGGGGAGAAGACGGGGACGAAGACGAGTATGTAAAATATGTATTTATGATTGGTGTGTCTGAAGAAGCAGCTGGAGATGAGCATATGAGAATACTTATAAAATTATCTACTTCTATATTAGACGACGATTTTCGTGACAAACTTTCGAATATAAATACGAAAGAAGAAGCTTTACAAATAATAAGCGAGTATTCTGAAAATATAAACTAA